The following proteins are encoded in a genomic region of Takifugu flavidus isolate HTHZ2018 chromosome 3, ASM371156v2, whole genome shotgun sequence:
- the LOC130522733 gene encoding fibroblast growth factor 14-like isoform X2, with the protein MAAAIASGLIRQKRQAREQHAHRPTTHRRRKSPGKKQGLCNGNLVDIFSKVRIFGLKKRRLRRQEPQLKGIVTRLFCRQGFYLQMGQDGSLDGTKDDSTNSSLFNLIPVGLRVVAIQSVKTGLYIAMNGEGHLYSSELFTAECKFKESVFENYYVIYSSMLYRQKESGRAWFLGLNKEGQAMKGNRVKKTKPAAHFLPKPIEVAMYREPSLHDVGEAVPKLVGGPPSKSTTSEPVVMNGGKPVNKPDKEET; encoded by the exons ATGGCAGCGGCTATCGCGAGCGGGTTGATCCGGCAGAAGCGGCAGGCGCGAGAGCAACACGCCCATCGACCGACCACTCACCGGAGGCGGAAGAGCCCCGGGAAGAAGCAGGGGCTGTGCAACGGCAACCTGGTCGACATCTTCTCCAAAGTCCGGATATTTGgtttgaagaagaggaggctaCGGAGGCAAg AACCACAGCTGAAGGGCATAGTGACCAGGTTGTTTTGCAGACAGGGCTTCTATCTCCAAATGGGCCAGGATGGAAGTCTGGACGGGACCAAAGACGACAGCACCAACTCCT CTCTGTTTAACTTAATCCCTGTGGGCCTGAGAGTCGTGGCCATCCAATCAGTCAAGACTGGCCTTTACATCGCCATGAACGGAGAGGGTCACCTCTACTCATCG GAGCTATTTACAGCAGAGTGTAAGTTTAAGGAGTCGGTGTTTGAAAACTACTATGTGATCTACAGCTCGATGCTCTACAGACAGAAAGAGTCGGGTCGAGCTTGGTTTCTGGGCCTGAATAAAGAGGGGCAGGCCATGAAGGGCAACAGGGTCAAAAAGACCAAACCAGCTGCGCATTTCTTGCCTAAACCTATAGAAG TTGCAATGTACAGAGAGCCTTCGCTGCACGATGTTGGCGAGGCGGTCCCTAAACTTGTCGGGGGCCCACCTTCCAAAAGCACAACCAGCGAGCCAGTGGTCATGAATGGTGGTAAGCCCGTCAACAAGCCTGACAAGGAGGAGACATAA